A single genomic interval of Noviherbaspirillum cavernae harbors:
- a CDS encoding EAL domain-containing protein, which yields MPHPALEDYIARLHDTPQPETRVWKDAEGRAQGRYFNSTLTSAFQSIRRLDSHMVTGFEGFIRSYSSTDDGLSLWKLLDLAASDDESIELDRLCRLLHAINFFRQPAAAGRDLYLSVHARLLAAVDGNHGIAFRRILDMLGVPQQRVVLQLPAIVEQQGWLLNYVADNYRRNGFRVAINAADAAEALDLLHRVRADVVKVDGREIADEVAALRLAHECANLNLQLIFKRVENRRTSELIQSLGEQSGHVMHAQGYLWDIPKASLDATDAGTPAAQHETVIPRAIAGAV from the coding sequence ATGCCGCATCCTGCTCTGGAAGACTACATTGCCCGTCTGCATGACACCCCGCAGCCCGAAACGCGTGTGTGGAAGGATGCGGAAGGGCGGGCGCAAGGGCGCTATTTCAATTCGACGCTGACCAGCGCGTTTCAGTCGATCCGCCGGCTTGATTCGCACATGGTGACCGGCTTCGAAGGCTTCATCCGCAGCTATTCGAGCACCGACGACGGTCTGTCGCTGTGGAAGCTGCTGGACCTCGCCGCCAGCGACGACGAGTCGATCGAACTCGATCGCTTATGCCGCCTGCTGCACGCGATCAACTTTTTCCGCCAGCCTGCGGCTGCAGGCCGCGACCTTTACCTGAGCGTCCATGCCCGTCTGCTGGCCGCCGTGGATGGTAACCATGGCATCGCGTTCCGACGCATTCTGGACATGCTGGGCGTGCCGCAGCAAAGGGTGGTGCTGCAACTGCCCGCCATCGTCGAGCAGCAGGGCTGGCTCCTGAATTACGTGGCGGACAACTACCGCCGCAACGGCTTTCGCGTGGCGATCAATGCCGCCGATGCCGCCGAGGCGCTGGACCTGCTGCATCGCGTCCGCGCCGATGTGGTGAAGGTCGATGGCCGCGAGATTGCGGATGAGGTCGCCGCGCTGAGGCTGGCGCACGAATGCGCGAACCTGAATCTGCAGTTGATCTTCAAGCGCGTCGAGAACCGGCGGACGTCGGAGCTGATTCAATCCCTGGGCGAGCAAAGCGGCCACGTCATGCACGCACAGGGCTATTTGTGGGATATCCCGAAGGCATCGCTCGATGCGACCGATGCAGGCACGCCTGCCGCGCAACACGAGACTGTCATCCCTCGTGCAATCGCTGGAGCAGTGTGA
- a CDS encoding RBBP9/YdeN family alpha/beta hydrolase yields MAICSLTDFRVLIVPGLHGSGPDHWQTRWQELHPAFERVHQERWDVPDLLVWSARLDQVLRRSARPTLIIAHSFGCLTTVHRASHGATNLHGVLLVAPADPVKFGVDRMLQDAALPCPAIVVGSTNDPWMESDRAVVWAERWGGVFVNGGALGHINAESELGDWPYGQSLLQRLVQQSEDFSAARAPV; encoded by the coding sequence ATGGCAATCTGTTCGCTCACCGATTTTCGCGTGCTGATCGTTCCCGGCCTGCACGGTAGCGGACCGGACCATTGGCAGACGCGCTGGCAGGAACTTCATCCTGCGTTCGAGCGCGTGCATCAGGAGCGCTGGGACGTGCCGGATCTGTTGGTCTGGTCGGCACGGCTGGATCAGGTGCTGCGCCGATCCGCACGGCCCACGCTGATCATCGCGCACAGTTTCGGCTGCCTGACGACCGTGCATCGCGCCAGCCACGGTGCGACCAACCTGCATGGCGTCTTGCTGGTCGCGCCGGCCGATCCGGTGAAGTTCGGCGTGGACAGGATGTTGCAGGATGCCGCACTGCCATGCCCGGCTATCGTGGTCGGCAGCACGAACGACCCGTGGATGGAAAGTGATCGAGCAGTGGTTTGGGCCGAAAGATGGGGCGGCGTCTTCGTGAATGGCGGTGCGCTGGGGCACATCAATGCCGAGTCGGAGCTGGGCGACTGGCCGTACGGACAGTCATTGCTGCAGCGCTTGGTGCAGCAGTCGGAGGACTTCAGCGCGGCTCGCGCGCCTGTTTGA
- a CDS encoding response regulator, producing MIRVVIADDHTMMREGLKRIVEVAADIEVVGEAVNGFAALDHARKGGFDLLVLDLSMPGLSGRELVQRIRHEAPTLPLLLMTMYEDEGDVRQAVLAGANGLLAKEHAGEQFVAAIKQIVSGHAYPTTDVAGSFQSDVKQAREPR from the coding sequence ATGATTCGAGTCGTAATCGCAGACGACCACACAATGATGCGTGAAGGATTGAAACGCATCGTCGAAGTGGCAGCCGACATCGAAGTCGTCGGCGAAGCCGTCAACGGTTTTGCCGCCCTCGACCACGCCAGAAAAGGCGGATTCGACTTGCTGGTGCTCGACCTGTCGATGCCGGGTCTGAGTGGCCGCGAACTGGTTCAGCGCATCCGGCACGAAGCGCCGACGCTGCCATTGCTGCTGATGACGATGTACGAAGATGAGGGCGACGTGCGCCAGGCGGTCCTGGCCGGTGCCAACGGCTTGCTCGCGAAGGAACATGCCGGAGAGCAATTCGTCGCAGCGATCAAGCAGATCGTCTCAGGCCACGCCTACCCGACAACGGATGTGGCCGGAAGTTTCCAGTCCGATGTCAAACAGGCGCGCGAGCCGCGCTGA
- the cysT gene encoding sulfate ABC transporter permease subunit CysT, whose translation MGSAITKSARSKAPSRVMPGFSLSLGFTVFYLALIVLIPLSAVFLKTFTMTWDAFWTAVSSERVVASYKLSFGASLIGAFLNVIFGGIVAWVLVRYRFPGKKIIDALVDLPFALPTAVAGIALTALYSSNGWIGRYLEPLGIKVAFTPLGVVVALTFIGLPFVVRTVQPVLEEAERELEEAAASLGATRLQTFFKVIFPTILPALLTGFALAFARATGEYGSVIFIAGNMPMVSEITPLFIITKLEQYDYTGATAIAVVMLIVSFVLLLTINLLQAWTRNRGRRFEKI comes from the coding sequence ATGGGCAGTGCCATAACAAAATCTGCAAGGAGCAAAGCGCCATCGCGGGTGATGCCCGGCTTTTCGCTGTCGCTCGGCTTCACCGTCTTCTATCTCGCGCTGATCGTGCTGATCCCGCTGTCCGCCGTGTTTCTGAAGACCTTCACGATGACATGGGACGCGTTCTGGACAGCGGTGAGTTCCGAGCGCGTGGTGGCCTCGTACAAGTTGAGCTTCGGTGCGTCGCTGATCGGCGCCTTTCTCAACGTCATCTTCGGCGGCATCGTGGCGTGGGTGTTGGTGCGCTACCGCTTCCCTGGCAAGAAAATCATCGACGCCTTGGTCGATTTGCCATTCGCTTTGCCGACGGCGGTCGCGGGCATTGCCTTGACTGCCCTGTATTCCTCGAACGGCTGGATCGGCCGCTACCTTGAACCGCTCGGCATCAAGGTGGCGTTCACGCCGCTGGGCGTGGTGGTGGCGCTGACCTTCATCGGCCTGCCCTTCGTGGTGCGCACCGTGCAGCCGGTGCTGGAGGAAGCGGAGCGCGAGCTGGAAGAAGCCGCCGCCAGCCTCGGTGCGACGCGCCTGCAAACCTTCTTCAAGGTGATTTTCCCGACGATCCTGCCAGCACTTTTGACCGGCTTTGCGCTTGCCTTTGCACGTGCAACCGGCGAATACGGCTCGGTGATCTTCATCGCCGGCAACATGCCGATGGTGTCGGAAATCACGCCGCTCTTCATCATCACCAAGCTGGAGCAATACGACTACACCGGCGCGACCGCGATTGCGGTGGTCATGCTGATCGTGTCCTTCGTCCTGCTGCTTACCATCAACCTGTTGCAAGCCTGGACCCGCAATCGCGGCCGCAGGTTTGAGAAAATCTGA
- the cysW gene encoding sulfate ABC transporter permease subunit CysW, producing MAGAVSTLPVATQARGEPAYAPAATVEPAWVRTLLIGVALAFLTLFLFIPLIAVFTEALKKGWDAYVVAIVEPDAVAAIKLTLLVAVIAVPLNLVFGVAAAWSIAKFEFRGKNLLLTLIDLPFSVSPVISGLIYVLLFGAQGWFGPWLREHDIKILFAVPGIVLATIFVTFPFVARELIPLMQAQGNEEEEAALVLGASGWKTFWHVTLPNIKWGLLYGVILCNARAMGEFGAVSVVSGHIRGETNTMPLQVEILYNEYNFTAAFAIASLLALLALVTLAIKSFIEWRAQHAQTQRLEDN from the coding sequence ATGGCTGGAGCTGTTTCCACATTACCCGTCGCAACGCAGGCACGCGGAGAACCGGCTTACGCGCCGGCCGCAACGGTCGAGCCGGCATGGGTGCGTACACTGCTGATCGGCGTGGCGCTGGCGTTCCTGACGCTGTTTCTGTTCATTCCGCTGATCGCGGTGTTTACCGAGGCGCTGAAGAAGGGCTGGGATGCGTATGTCGTGGCCATCGTCGAGCCGGATGCCGTGGCCGCCATCAAGTTGACGCTGCTGGTCGCGGTGATCGCGGTGCCACTGAATCTGGTGTTCGGTGTGGCCGCCGCCTGGAGCATCGCCAAGTTCGAGTTTCGCGGCAAAAACCTGCTGCTGACGCTGATCGATTTGCCGTTCTCGGTGTCGCCGGTGATTTCCGGCCTGATCTACGTGCTGCTGTTCGGCGCGCAAGGCTGGTTCGGCCCGTGGCTGCGCGAGCATGACATCAAGATCCTGTTCGCCGTGCCCGGCATCGTGCTGGCGACGATCTTCGTCACCTTCCCGTTCGTCGCGCGCGAATTGATTCCGCTGATGCAGGCGCAGGGCAACGAGGAGGAAGAGGCGGCGCTGGTGCTCGGCGCATCGGGCTGGAAGACCTTCTGGCATGTCACGCTGCCCAACATCAAATGGGGCCTGCTGTACGGCGTGATCCTGTGCAATGCGCGCGCGATGGGCGAGTTCGGTGCGGTGTCGGTGGTGTCCGGCCATATTCGCGGTGAGACCAACACCATGCCGCTGCAGGTGGAAATCCTCTACAACGAATACAACTTCACGGCGGCCTTCGCCATCGCATCGCTGCTCGCCTTGCTGGCGCTGGTGACGCTGGCGATCAAGAGCTTCATCGAATGGCGCGCGCAGCATGCGCAAACACAACGGCTTGAGGACAATTAA
- a CDS encoding sulfate/molybdate ABC transporter ATP-binding protein produces MSIEVRNINKRFGDFVALDDVSLNFPQGELTALLGPSGCGKTTLLRIIAGLEQPDAGQVFLDGEDASAHHVRERQVGFVFQHYALFKHMSVFENIAFGLRVKPRNVRPSESEIRKKVMQLLELVQLDWLADRYPPQLSGGQRQRIALARALAVEPRVLLLDEPFGALDAKVRKELRRWLRRLHDELHVTSIFVTHDQEEALEVADQIVLMNKGKVEQIGAPNDVYNHPASPFVYGFLGNVNLFHGRVHEGVLEAGGVTFDAPDHATAQDAKGVGFVRPHDIEIDRYTADAEGIVVKLRRAHAIGPLAQLELERVDNAQLIEAVISTERYSHLALKDGETLVVRPKRLHVFVDEAV; encoded by the coding sequence ATGAGTATCGAAGTCAGGAATATCAACAAACGGTTTGGCGATTTCGTCGCGCTCGATGATGTGTCGCTGAATTTTCCTCAGGGGGAACTGACCGCGTTGCTGGGACCGTCCGGCTGCGGCAAGACCACGCTGTTGCGCATCATCGCGGGACTGGAGCAGCCGGATGCCGGCCAGGTCTTCCTCGATGGCGAGGATGCGTCGGCGCATCATGTGCGCGAGCGGCAGGTCGGTTTCGTGTTCCAGCACTACGCCTTGTTCAAGCACATGAGCGTGTTCGAGAACATCGCGTTCGGATTGCGCGTCAAGCCGCGCAACGTGCGTCCGTCCGAATCCGAGATCCGCAAGAAGGTCATGCAGCTGCTGGAACTGGTGCAGCTCGATTGGCTGGCCGACCGCTATCCGCCGCAACTGTCCGGCGGTCAGCGTCAGCGCATCGCCCTGGCGCGTGCGCTCGCGGTTGAGCCGCGCGTGTTGCTGCTGGATGAGCCGTTCGGCGCGCTCGACGCGAAGGTGCGCAAGGAATTGCGCCGCTGGCTGCGTCGCCTGCATGACGAGTTGCACGTCACCAGCATTTTCGTCACGCACGACCAGGAAGAGGCACTGGAAGTGGCCGACCAGATCGTGCTGATGAACAAGGGCAAGGTCGAGCAGATCGGCGCACCGAACGATGTCTACAACCATCCGGCATCACCTTTCGTCTACGGCTTTCTCGGTAACGTCAACCTGTTCCACGGCCGCGTGCACGAAGGCGTGCTGGAAGCAGGCGGCGTCACCTTCGATGCGCCGGACCATGCGACCGCACAGGATGCCAAGGGCGTCGGCTTCGTCCGTCCGCACGACATCGAGATCGACCGCTATACCGCCGACGCCGAAGGCATCGTCGTCAAGCTGCGGCGCGCACACGCGATCGGCCCGCTGGCGCAGCTTGAACTGGAGCGCGTGGACAATGCGCAACTGATCGAAGCGGTGATTTCCACCGAGCGTTACAGTCACCTCGCGCTGAAGGACGGCGAAACGCTGGTTGTGCGCCCGAAACGCCTGCACGTCTTCGTCGACGAGGCGGTTTAA